GCGACCCGGGCGACGCATTCGTAGGCTAGGTGACACGGCGATGTCCCGACGTCATGTCACGACAACTCAGGGACTGGCGGCACGACTCCCCGCCCACGGGGACACGTCGCCGCGAGAACCAAACGTGGGAAACACACGTAGTGACCCGTTCGGCGACGCTTTCGGACGCGAGTTCGACTCTCGCCGCCTCCACCATCCCCCTTCGCAGCGGCTCGACAGGTTCCGGTGTCGTGCCGCAGCGAGTATGTGAGGATTCTCCCGAATCCCATTGAACGCGACTCCCAAGACGGCTATTCTCGGGCTCGTATCCGATGTGGGCGAGCACGCCCGCGGGGGCAAGCGTCTGTGGACTTCCTGAAGGAATTGATGCGACCAGCCGAACTCGTGTACGTGGTGCCGATCGCGATCGCCGCCATGCTCGTGATCCTGCGCCGCGTAGGGTTCGAGGTCGACATCATGGGCGCTTTGGACACGCTCGGCGGACCCAACGGCAAGGGCAGTTGGTTCGCATCCGTGCGCCGCCGTCTGTTCCCTACCGGCGGCATGTTGGTTCTGCGAGGGGCGCTGTTCGCGTTCGGATGGGCGACTACAGGTATTGGGCTCAATCACGGTCTGGGTGAGATCCATACTCCGTGGTTCCACGTGCTGATCTTCGCGCTCGCTTGCACCATCGGGTTCTGGTCCGCATGGATCGGTTCCCGCGTGTTCTTCCTCTTCCTACCCAGCGAGCAGAAGACGACCTCGCTGGAGGACTTTGTCGGCGGAACCGCGACGGTCATCAGCGAGCGGATCGACGGCGACCACGGTCGGGCGAGGATCGTCGACGAGCGACGTAACACGGTCACCGTCTACTGCCGGCACGTCGGCGAAGGAGAGTCGCCGAAGCTGGGCGAAGCCGTGAAGCTCGTGCGCTACGATCCGAGCCAACGCGTGTTCGACGTGATCCGATAGATGCGTCTTTCGCGCCGGTTGTCTGCGAGTCGGGACGCTGGCTTGCGATGGGATGTTCTAGGCGTCGAAGCGTGCCGCACTCAGGCGGCGTCAGGGAGGCATATGCCGGGTCAACTCCGAATGGAGCGGACGCACTACGAAGGGATCGCTCCAATCGAGCCTCCGCCGGGACATGGACTCCGCACGTATGAGCCCGGCGACGAGGAACACTGGGCGCGCATCGTCAACAGCGTCGAGTCGCTCGGACGGTGGGACGTGGACAGCACCCGGCGCGACCTGACCGGCAAGCCGCAGTTCGATCCGAAGGGTCTCTTCTTCGCGACGGCGGATGATGTGCCAGTCGCGACTGCGTGCGCATGGCGCGATACTCCTGGCGACACGGCACGAGGGCAGCTCCATATGGTGGCGGCGGACCCGGCGCATCGCGGCAAGGGGCTCGGCGCGCTAGTTAGCCGGGCAGTGCTGCGCTACTTCGAGGCGCACGGAGTTCGGGAAGTCTACCTGTTCACAGACGACTTCCGCCTTCCGGCGGTCAAGACCTACCTGGACATGGGATTTCAGCCGCTGTACCCGGAAGCGGATCACCACGAGCGCTGGCGGCGGCTCTACGACGTGTTGGGATACGCGCCGAAGCCGTAGGCAGCGACCGTTGCGGTTCCCGTGGAGCGTGTCGGGTTCGGCTGGTTCCCAGTGCGATGCGGAGGACAATCCCGATGGCGGACAAGCGCATCGTGATCGCAGGCGGCGCCGGCTTCTTGGGCTCCCATCTATGCGATCTGTTCCTGTCGAGAGGGTTCCGCGTCACGAGCGTGGACAGCTTCGTGACGGGGAGCCCACGCAACATCGAGCACCTTCGGGACCACGCGCGATTCGAGTCCATCGGAGCGGATATCGTCGAGCCGGTCGCGGTAGACGGCGATGTGGACTACGTTCTCAACTTCGCCAGCCCTGCCAGCCCGCCCGATTTCGCCCGGATTCCGCTGGAGATCCTGCGCGTCGGCGCGTGGGGCACGTACCACCTGCTGGAACTGGCGCGCGACAAGGGCGCCGTGTTCATGCAGGCGTCCACGTCCGAGGTCTACGGCGATCCCAACGTGTCGCCGCAGCCGGAAACCTACTGGGGCAACGTGAATCCGGTGGGTCCACGGAGCGTCTACGACGAGGCGAAACGCTTCGGCGAGGCGATGACAATGGCGTACCACCGGACGCACGGGCTTCAGACTCGCATTCTGCGCATCTTCAACACCTATGGACCCCGTATGCGACCCGACGACGGGCGCGCGATCCCGAACTTCATCGCCCAAGCGCTGCGCGGCGACGACATCACCGTATACGGCGACGGTTCCCAGACGCGGAGCTTCTGCTACGTGGACGACGAGGCGGAGGGCATCTACCGGCTGCTGATGTCCGACGTGACCGATCCCGTAAACATCGGGAACCCAACCGAATCGACGATCCTCGAGTTGGCGGCGGCGATCATCGAGTTGACGGGCAGCCGGAGTCGGATCGTCCATCGCGAACTGCCGCAAGACGACCCGAAGCAGCGGTGTCCCGACATCGCTCGGGCGCGCACGCTGCTCGGATGGGAGCCCAAAACGGCTTTGCGCGAAGGAATCGCAGCGACGGTCAAGTACTTCCGCAGCCTGTAGCGCGAAGGGCGGCTCGGCTAGACCGGAAGCTCTTCACCCGCCCAGCGTACCAGACCCAGTTCCAGGGGATGGCTCAGGTCGGGATGCGTCGGCAGTAGCCGGACGGTGATGCCGACGTGCCCGCTCAGATTGCAGACGAAACTGCCCTCGAAGGCGACGAGACTTCCCGACGCCGCGACCGACCGGAGCTCGGTGTAGGTCACCGCGTCGAGCGGGGCGCTGATGTCGCTGAGGTTGAGCAAGCCGACGGCGACCTGCGCCGTGACGTCCGAGGGTTGGAGCCCGTCGAGCTCCGCCTGGACCCGTATCCGCACCGGCGTGCCGGCGACGACCGTCTCTCCCGCGTCGGTTTCCACGCTCTTGATGACGACCTTCTGCCACTGCGTGCGGACGCGATCCTTCCATTCGCCCAGCGCGCGAGCGCGGCGCTGGTTGTGGGCTGTCAGCTCCGATGTTCGCGCAGCCGCAGGCAGGTAGGCGTCCTTGGTGTAGTCCATCACCATGCGGTGCGTGTTGAACCGGGGCGCCAGCAGGCGGATGCTTCGCTTCATCCTGCCGACCCACTCGCGAGGGATGTCGTCGGCTCCGCGTTCGTAGAACAGCGGGACGATCTCGCGTTCGAGGACCGAGTAGAGCGCAGCGGAGTCCAGTTCAGCCGCCTCGTTCTCGTCGCGCTTCTCGGAGCCGCCGTTCCCGATCGCCCATCCGATCTCGCCGAGACCCGCATCCTCCGTGTCGCCGTATGCCTCGTCCCACCACCCGTCGAGGATGCTCGCGTTGAGCACGCCGTTGAAGGCGGCTTTCATACCGCTCGTGCCGCTGGCTTCGTGGGGTCGCAGCGGCGTGTTCAGCCACACGTCCACGCCCGCGACCAACAGGCTCGCGAGGTGCATGTCGTAGTCCTCGAGGAACACGATGTGGTGGCGCACCTCTGGACGCTGCGCGAACTGCGCGAACTCGCGGATGATGTCCTTGCCAGGCTGATCGTCGGGATGCGATTTCCCAGCGAACAGGAGTTGCACGGGACGCGATGGGTTCGTGAGGATCGCGATGAGACGCTCCGGGTTCCGCAGGATCAGCGTGGCGCGCTTGTAGGCGGCGAACCGGCGCGCGAATCCGATGGTGAGCGTCGAGGGATCCAAGACCTCCGAGGCGGCGCGGAGTTCGCTCGCGCTGGCGTAGCGCATGGAGAGTTGCCGTTCGAGTCGCTTGCGAGCAGCCCCGACGAGGCGCTCGCGCGAGCGCTCATGAGCGCGCCAGAGCTCGGGCGCAGGGATCTCGTCAACGCGTGACCATACGGAATGGTCGGCGGGTTCGGTGCGCCATCGCGGATCGAGGTAGGTGTCGTAGACGTCCGCCATCTCGTCGGAGACCCACGTCGCGACGTGTGTTCCGTTGGTGACATGGTAGATGGGCGTCTCCGCGAGCGGAACGCCTCGCCACACCTTCTCCCACATCTGCCGCGCGACTTCGCCGTGCAGGCGGCTGACGCCGTTTGCGTAGGTCGAGAACCGAAGGCACAGAACCGTCATCCCGAACTCGCCGACGCCGGCTTCTGCCTGACCCCAGTGGAGGAAGTCCTCCCATCGGATGCCGCACTCTCGGAGGTACGGCGCCAGATGGTTCTGGACGAGATCGACGGCGAACGTCTGATTGCCGGCCGGAACCGGAGTGTGCGTCGTGAACACGTTCGACGCCTGTACGATCTGGGTCGCCGTCGAGAGTGGGATCCCCCGAACGACGTACTGCCGCAGCCGTTCCACGACCAGAAACGCCGCGTGTCCCTCGTTGAGGTGGTAGACGGACGGACGTATGCCCATCGCCTCCAGGGCTCGGATGCCTCCCACGCCCAGCACCAGCAGTTGGGCGATCCGTCGCGAGGCGTCGCCGACGTAGAGGCGGTCGGTGATGCTTCGCAACTGGGGTGGGTTCGCCGCGATGTTCGTGTCTAGCAGGTAGAGCGATATGCGCCCGACATTCACGCGCCACACCTGAGCCCGCACGGTCTCGTCGCGGATCAGGACTTCGACGAGCAGCGGCTCGCCTCCCGGTTGGCGGACGATCTCCATCGGAAGCTGCGTCGCGTCCTTGAACGGGTAGCCCTCCATCTGGGCTCCGTCGTGCGACAGCCGCTGTTGGAAGTAGCCCCGATGGTAAAAGAGCCCGACCGCGACGAGCGGCACGCCGAGATCGCTGGCTGCCTTGAGGTGGTCGCCCGCGAGAACGCCCAGTCCTCCGGAGTAGATGCGGAACCAGGCGGTTAGCCCGTATTCGGCGCAGAAGTAGGCGATCTGAGGCTGGTGGCTCTCTCCCGGATGCGTTCGAGCGAACCAAGTGGGTTCCTCGAGGTATTGTCGCAGCGCAGCCACTTCGCGATCGACGCGGAAGATGAAGGAATCGTCATTGGCGCGCGCGGCGAGGGCTTCAGGGCTGAGGCGGCTCAAGAGCGCGACCGGATTGTGCTCGACCTGCTCCCAGAGGTCGGGATCGAGGGCGCGGAAGAGCTCAGCCGTCGTGTGGCTCCACGACCACCAGAGATTGTGAGCCAGCAATCGAAGCCCGTCGAGCTTGTCTGGAATCTGCGGGACGCTGCGAAACGAACGAAGCGGCTTCATGGGTCGGAGAGTGCCCTTTCGCGGTCGAACGTCGGTTCACGTCAGTCGGCGTGGCTATATTACCACATCGACCACAATCTCCTCGGAACCCCCTTGCGCGAAATGGGGTCGAGTGGTATATTCATACTAACGACTCCGATATCGGGTTTGGGCGCGGAGTCTACCGGAGGTTGGAAGTGATCTTCTCGCGGTCATGTGAGCACGGAATCAACGTCGTGCTCTACCTGGCGGTCAGCGGTCGCGAGGGATTTATCCCCGTGCGTACGCTTGCCCAAAGGTGCAGCATCCCATTTCACTTCCTCGGGAAGATCTGCGGGCAACTGACGCATAGCGGCATCCTCCAGTCGCACAAAGGTCCCAACGGCGGCGTCGCACTGGGACGACCGATGTCGGGCATCACCTTGCTGCAGGTCGTCGATGCCATCGACGGGCTGGAGCAGTTCGACGGCTGTGTGCTGGGTCTGGAACCGTGCAGTTGCGTGAATCCGTGTCCCGTCCATGAACACTGGGCTGCGATCAAGGCGAGTATCCAGACGATGCTCGCCTCCAAGACTCTCGACCAACTCGCCAGCGAGTTGGCACAAGGCAAGAAGACGTTGAAGACGTCGTTCGGTGGGGTTCCCAAAGGACGTTCCGTAGTCGTCTAGCGAGTTGGCGCGATGTCAGACAGCAATTCTCTGCGCGGGCTGAACCGTCTGTTTCATCAGTTCCCGATACCAGAGTCTTCGGTCGCCATTTGGGTGGAGAAGCGGTTCGTCGAAGTGCTGGTCGACGACGCCATCCATCGCCGGCGGGATCGCGGCGATGCCTCCGCCTATGACGCCTACCACGAAGAGGCGGACGCGATCTACGACATGCCCGCCGCATCTCGCGACGAAGCCTTTTCTGTGCTGCACGCGGCGTTCTTCGTCAAGCTGGGGCTGCATCAGCCGTTCGTGACGGTCGTGCGCGAGTTCCCGACCTGCCCAGGGCAGGCCGCCGCGCTGCTGGTCGCCCAGGTGCGTTCCGCGCAGGACGAGTCGGTCGATCTCGAGCGACGAAGCGGCGATGCCGCTCAGGCGCGCAACATCGGCGTTCGGATTCGAGCCGAGCGATTCGTCGATCTGCAGGGGCTGGCCCGCCACCTGCGTCAGGAGATGATGCCCGTCGCAGACCTCCTCGACCCCGCGTTCCAGTCCGACGTGCGTCCCAGTTGGCGCGTGCAGTCTCCGACAGAAGAGAACCTGCTCCGCGATCGGTATCGATCTCTGTGGTGCGTGAACATCAGCGGACGCCTGGAGCGACGCCAAGTCCAGGGAACCCAGACGCGGGCGATGGTGCGCGCCGAGTTCGACCGGTTGTTCCGCAGGCTGCCGGAGAACTCGCGCGACC
This is a stretch of genomic DNA from Candidatus Poribacteria bacterium. It encodes these proteins:
- a CDS encoding DUF1449 family protein; this encodes MRPAELVYVVPIAIAAMLVILRRVGFEVDIMGALDTLGGPNGKGSWFASVRRRLFPTGGMLVLRGALFAFGWATTGIGLNHGLGEIHTPWFHVLIFALACTIGFWSAWIGSRVFFLFLPSEQKTTSLEDFVGGTATVISERIDGDHGRARIVDERRNTVTVYCRHVGEGESPKLGEAVKLVRYDPSQRVFDVIR
- a CDS encoding GNAT family N-acetyltransferase, producing MRLSRRLSASRDAGLRWDVLGVEACRTQAASGRHMPGQLRMERTHYEGIAPIEPPPGHGLRTYEPGDEEHWARIVNSVESLGRWDVDSTRRDLTGKPQFDPKGLFFATADDVPVATACAWRDTPGDTARGQLHMVAADPAHRGKGLGALVSRAVLRYFEAHGVREVYLFTDDFRLPAVKTYLDMGFQPLYPEADHHERWRRLYDVLGYAPKP
- a CDS encoding SDR family oxidoreductase yields the protein MADKRIVIAGGAGFLGSHLCDLFLSRGFRVTSVDSFVTGSPRNIEHLRDHARFESIGADIVEPVAVDGDVDYVLNFASPASPPDFARIPLEILRVGAWGTYHLLELARDKGAVFMQASTSEVYGDPNVSPQPETYWGNVNPVGPRSVYDEAKRFGEAMTMAYHRTHGLQTRILRIFNTYGPRMRPDDGRAIPNFIAQALRGDDITVYGDGSQTRSFCYVDDEAEGIYRLLMSDVTDPVNIGNPTESTILELAAAIIELTGSRSRIVHRELPQDDPKQRCPDIARARTLLGWEPKTALREGIAATVKYFRSL
- a CDS encoding glycosyltransferase family 1 protein, with the translated sequence MKPLRSFRSVPQIPDKLDGLRLLAHNLWWSWSHTTAELFRALDPDLWEQVEHNPVALLSRLSPEALAARANDDSFIFRVDREVAALRQYLEEPTWFARTHPGESHQPQIAYFCAEYGLTAWFRIYSGGLGVLAGDHLKAASDLGVPLVAVGLFYHRGYFQQRLSHDGAQMEGYPFKDATQLPMEIVRQPGGEPLLVEVLIRDETVRAQVWRVNVGRISLYLLDTNIAANPPQLRSITDRLYVGDASRRIAQLLVLGVGGIRALEAMGIRPSVYHLNEGHAAFLVVERLRQYVVRGIPLSTATQIVQASNVFTTHTPVPAGNQTFAVDLVQNHLAPYLRECGIRWEDFLHWGQAEAGVGEFGMTVLCLRFSTYANGVSRLHGEVARQMWEKVWRGVPLAETPIYHVTNGTHVATWVSDEMADVYDTYLDPRWRTEPADHSVWSRVDEIPAPELWRAHERSRERLVGAARKRLERQLSMRYASASELRAASEVLDPSTLTIGFARRFAAYKRATLILRNPERLIAILTNPSRPVQLLFAGKSHPDDQPGKDIIREFAQFAQRPEVRHHIVFLEDYDMHLASLLVAGVDVWLNTPLRPHEASGTSGMKAAFNGVLNASILDGWWDEAYGDTEDAGLGEIGWAIGNGGSEKRDENEAAELDSAALYSVLEREIVPLFYERGADDIPREWVGRMKRSIRLLAPRFNTHRMVMDYTKDAYLPAAARTSELTAHNQRRARALGEWKDRVRTQWQKVVIKSVETDAGETVVAGTPVRIRVQAELDGLQPSDVTAQVAVGLLNLSDISAPLDAVTYTELRSVAASGSLVAFEGSFVCNLSGHVGITVRLLPTHPDLSHPLELGLVRWAGEELPV
- a CDS encoding Rrf2 family transcriptional regulator; this encodes MEARRACLESAGRCETNEAASWVGECPFAVERRFTSVGVAILPHRPQSPRNPLARNGVEWYIHTNDSDIGFGRGVYRRLEVIFSRSCEHGINVVLYLAVSGREGFIPVRTLAQRCSIPFHFLGKICGQLTHSGILQSHKGPNGGVALGRPMSGITLLQVVDAIDGLEQFDGCVLGLEPCSCVNPCPVHEHWAAIKASIQTMLASKTLDQLASELAQGKKTLKTSFGGVPKGRSVVV